One Halobaculum sp. CBA1158 DNA segment encodes these proteins:
- the prf1 gene encoding peptide chain release factor aRF-1: MSSDAEEGQPNEDRRKYEFRKVLDELDDFEGSGTQLVTIYIPEDKQVSDVVAHVTQEHSEASNIKSKQTRTAVQDALTSIKDRLRYYDTYPPDNGIVIFSGAVDSGGGQTEMVTKVLESPPEPIQSFRYHCDSNFLTGPLEDMMSDKGLFGLIVLDRREANVGWLKGKRVEAVKSASSLVPGKQRKGGQSAQRFARLRLEAIDNFYQEVAGMANDLMVDKRHELEGILVGGPSPTKDEFLDGDYLHHELQDLVLGKFDVAYTDESGLHDLVDAADEVLANQEVLKDKREMEEFFEKLHTGEEATYGFEQTRRNLVMGSVDRLLVSEDLHHDVIPYECPNGHEEREIVERRHSTPDHECTECGETVPASEAGEREDAVEHLMNIAEQRGTDTKFISTDFEKGEQLMDAFGGVAGILRYSTGV, encoded by the coding sequence ATGAGCAGCGACGCCGAAGAGGGGCAACCCAACGAGGACAGACGGAAGTACGAGTTCCGGAAGGTCCTCGACGAACTCGACGACTTCGAGGGGTCGGGAACCCAACTCGTCACGATCTACATCCCCGAGGACAAGCAGGTCTCCGACGTGGTCGCACACGTCACCCAGGAGCACAGCGAGGCGTCCAACATCAAGTCCAAACAGACCCGAACGGCCGTGCAGGACGCGCTCACCAGCATCAAGGACCGCCTGCGCTACTACGACACCTACCCACCGGACAACGGCATCGTGATCTTCTCGGGCGCGGTCGACTCCGGCGGCGGGCAAACCGAGATGGTGACCAAGGTGCTGGAGTCGCCGCCCGAGCCGATCCAGTCGTTCCGCTACCACTGCGATTCGAACTTCCTGACCGGGCCGCTCGAGGACATGATGTCCGACAAGGGCCTGTTCGGGCTCATCGTCCTCGACCGCCGCGAGGCGAACGTCGGCTGGCTCAAGGGCAAGCGCGTCGAGGCGGTCAAGTCGGCCTCCTCGCTGGTTCCCGGCAAGCAGCGGAAGGGTGGCCAGTCCGCCCAACGCTTCGCTCGACTCCGCCTGGAGGCTATCGACAACTTCTACCAGGAGGTCGCGGGGATGGCCAACGACCTGATGGTCGACAAGCGCCACGAGCTCGAGGGCATCCTCGTGGGCGGTCCCTCGCCCACGAAAGACGAGTTCCTCGACGGCGACTACCTCCACCACGAGCTCCAAGACCTCGTCCTCGGGAAGTTCGACGTTGCCTACACCGACGAGTCCGGCCTGCACGACCTCGTCGACGCCGCCGACGAGGTGCTCGCCAACCAGGAAGTGCTCAAGGACAAACGCGAGATGGAGGAGTTTTTCGAGAAGCTCCACACCGGCGAGGAGGCCACCTACGGCTTCGAGCAGACCCGCCGAAACCTCGTGATGGGTTCGGTCGACCGGCTCCTCGTCTCGGAGGACCTCCACCACGACGTGATCCCCTACGAGTGTCCCAACGGGCACGAGGAACGCGAGATCGTCGAACGCCGACACTCCACGCCCGATCACGAGTGTACCGAGTGCGGCGAGACGGTCCCAGCCAGCGAGGCCGGCGAGCGCGAGGACGCCGTCGAGCACCTCATGAACATCGCCGAACAGCGCGGCACCGACACGAAGTTCATCTCCACCGACTTCGAGAAGGGCGAACAGCTCATGGACGCCTTCGGCGGCGTCGCCGGCATCCTCCGCTACTCGACCGGCGTTTGA
- a CDS encoding MinD/ParA family protein yields the protein MPTIYAVASVKGGVGKTATAANLAATLAAAGYDTVAVDADLGSASLAPTLGVDPGETTLHDVLAGEGDPAEATREGPHGLAVLPGGTTLEDFRKAEPTELVDVIEAITEAEYVVVDTGAGLTHETALPLSVADAVLLVSTPTRDGLANTRKTQDLTERLGGSVAGIALNRADGDEDTGDVDVPVLGSIPEDPAVADAQAAGEPLSIHAPDGEAAAAYRSLASSLTGSPIRPPMDAEDAEDAKDAEDDGPGFDEAEEAEEGDEEPDEHRDTGASEPPTAALDLDPAGSEAAAGEPTDPIAPDDTDPEAEVDDAVIIDDDDGQEDEAAAAARRMVLGEEYVPVEDAESGEAAEIGDDVIPFAQESKERTDIAKQGSDGESDEDEDADDDNGGIFGRLFR from the coding sequence ATGCCGACGATCTACGCCGTCGCGAGCGTGAAAGGGGGGGTCGGAAAGACGGCGACCGCCGCCAACCTCGCGGCCACGCTCGCGGCCGCAGGGTACGACACGGTCGCGGTCGACGCCGACCTGGGATCGGCCAGCCTGGCCCCGACGCTCGGGGTCGATCCGGGGGAGACGACGCTGCACGACGTGCTCGCGGGGGAGGGCGACCCCGCGGAGGCCACCCGCGAGGGCCCCCACGGGCTGGCGGTGCTCCCCGGCGGGACGACCCTGGAGGACTTCCGGAAGGCCGAGCCGACCGAACTCGTCGACGTGATCGAGGCGATCACCGAGGCGGAGTACGTCGTCGTCGACACCGGTGCGGGGCTCACCCACGAGACCGCCCTACCGTTGTCGGTCGCCGACGCGGTCCTGCTCGTGTCGACGCCGACGCGCGACGGCCTCGCGAACACCCGAAAGACGCAGGATCTCACCGAACGCCTCGGCGGGAGCGTCGCCGGCATCGCGCTCAACCGCGCCGACGGCGACGAGGACACCGGCGACGTGGACGTGCCCGTGCTCGGCTCGATCCCCGAGGACCCCGCGGTCGCGGACGCGCAGGCCGCCGGCGAGCCGCTGTCGATTCACGCGCCCGACGGCGAGGCGGCCGCGGCCTACCGGTCGCTCGCGTCGTCGCTCACCGGGAGCCCGATCCGCCCGCCGATGGACGCCGAGGACGCCGAGGACGCCAAGGACGCCGAGGACGACGGGCCCGGGTTCGACGAGGCCGAGGAGGCCGAGGAAGGCGACGAGGAACCCGACGAGCACCGGGACACCGGAGCGAGCGAGCCGCCGACTGCCGCACTCGACCTCGACCCGGCCGGATCCGAGGCGGCCGCCGGGGAACCGACCGATCCCATCGCCCCGGATGACACCGACCCCGAGGCCGAGGTCGACGACGCGGTCATCATCGACGACGACGACGGGCAGGAAGACGAGGCCGCGGCGGCCGCCCGACGGATGGTACTCGGCGAGGAGTACGTCCCCGTCGAGGACGCCGAATCGGGCGAGGCCGCGGAGATCGGCGACGACGTGATCCCGTTTGCTCAAGAGAGCAAGGAGCGGACCGACATCGCGAAACAGGGAAGCGACGGCGAGTCCGACGAGGACGAGGACGCTGACGACGACAACGGCGGGATCTTCGGCCGCCTGTTCCGGTAG
- the argS gene encoding arginine--tRNA ligase, whose product MFRQFRSAAASALTDALADLGYPTDDLGIEDPPDGVDATLASSVAFRLAGEAGAPPPQVAAEVADAVDAEATEYLERVETSGPYVNFLANDAYLADTVAAAGDDEFGRLPPKDESVVVEHTSANPTGPIHVGRARNPIVGDAVANAIDYAGYDVDRHYYVNDAGRQMAVFTWAYETFDESDLPDVERDKPDYDLVRYYRKGNAFLEEGPEAAVETAEAEIQSIMQGLEAGDEDTYERVSEVVDAVLAGMRGTLARLPAEFDEFVKETRFMRDGSADDLVERLQDLDESVYEEDAWQLDLSAFGIDKKLVFLRSDGTTLYTTRDLAHHEWKFENYDRAVTVIGEDHKLAFDQLRHALELLDHDTDQLEQLFYSWVNLPGGEGMSTRAGTGIDLDDLLDEAIDRAREEVESRMDDRIRDDELAEADVDRIARQVGVGAVRYDIVSKQPAKAITFEWDRALDFEAQSAPYVQYVHARCCGIVDEARDEEPLAEGAIAGDAAVDPATLSTPEERDLVHVIARLPAVIEEAADDLEPHRVATYTREFAETFNAFYRECPVLTADDPATREARLALVVAARNAVANALDVLGIEAPESM is encoded by the coding sequence ATGTTCAGACAGTTCCGGTCGGCCGCGGCGTCGGCGCTGACGGACGCGCTCGCCGACCTCGGCTACCCGACCGACGACCTCGGCATCGAGGACCCGCCCGACGGCGTCGACGCGACGCTCGCCTCCAGCGTCGCCTTTCGGTTGGCGGGGGAGGCGGGCGCGCCGCCGCCGCAGGTCGCCGCCGAGGTCGCCGACGCGGTCGACGCGGAGGCGACTGAGTACCTCGAGCGCGTCGAGACCAGCGGCCCGTACGTGAACTTCCTCGCGAACGACGCCTACCTCGCGGACACGGTCGCGGCCGCCGGCGACGACGAGTTCGGCCGGCTTCCCCCGAAAGACGAGTCCGTCGTCGTCGAGCACACGTCCGCGAACCCGACCGGACCGATCCACGTGGGGCGCGCGCGCAACCCGATCGTCGGCGACGCCGTCGCCAACGCCATCGACTACGCCGGCTACGACGTGGACCGCCACTACTACGTCAACGACGCCGGCCGGCAGATGGCCGTGTTCACGTGGGCCTACGAGACGTTCGACGAGAGCGACCTCCCCGACGTCGAGCGCGACAAGCCCGACTACGACCTCGTGCGCTACTACCGCAAGGGCAACGCCTTCCTGGAGGAGGGTCCCGAGGCGGCGGTCGAGACCGCCGAGGCCGAGATCCAGTCGATCATGCAGGGGCTGGAGGCGGGCGACGAGGACACCTACGAGCGCGTGAGCGAGGTCGTCGACGCCGTGCTCGCGGGGATGCGCGGGACGCTGGCGCGCCTGCCCGCGGAGTTCGACGAGTTCGTCAAGGAGACGCGGTTCATGCGCGACGGCTCCGCGGACGACCTGGTCGAGCGCCTGCAGGACCTCGACGAGTCGGTGTACGAGGAGGACGCCTGGCAACTGGACCTGTCTGCGTTCGGTATCGACAAGAAGCTCGTGTTCCTGCGCTCGGACGGCACGACGCTGTACACGACCCGCGACCTCGCCCACCACGAGTGGAAGTTCGAGAACTACGACCGCGCGGTCACCGTCATCGGCGAGGACCACAAGCTCGCGTTCGACCAGCTCCGCCACGCCCTGGAGTTACTGGACCACGACACCGACCAGCTCGAACAGCTGTTCTACTCGTGGGTGAACCTCCCCGGTGGCGAGGGAATGAGTACCCGCGCCGGGACCGGAATCGACCTCGACGACCTGCTGGACGAGGCGATCGACCGCGCCCGCGAGGAGGTGGAGTCGCGCATGGACGACCGCATCCGCGACGACGAACTCGCCGAGGCGGACGTCGACCGCATCGCCCGCCAGGTCGGCGTCGGCGCGGTCCGATACGACATCGTGAGCAAACAGCCCGCGAAGGCGATCACCTTCGAGTGGGATCGCGCGCTTGACTTCGAGGCGCAGTCCGCTCCCTACGTCCAGTACGTCCACGCGCGCTGCTGCGGCATCGTCGACGAGGCCCGCGACGAGGAGCCCCTCGCGGAGGGGGCGATCGCCGGCGACGCCGCCGTCGACCCCGCGACGCTGTCGACGCCCGAGGAGCGCGACCTCGTGCACGTGATCGCGCGGCTTCCCGCCGTGATCGAGGAGGCCGCCGACGACCTCGAGCCCCATCGCGTCGCGACCTACACTCGGGAGTTCGCCGAGACGTTCAACGCCTTCTACCGGGAGTGCCCGGTGCTCACGGCCGACGACCCGGCCACCCGCGAGGCACGTCTGGCGCTCGTCGTCGCCGCGCGCAACGCCGTCGCTAACGCGCTCGACGTGCTCGGGATCGAGGCCCCCGAGTCGATGTAG
- a CDS encoding DUF120 domain-containing protein: MSSTTTTVGHDEVAALKTVALCGGLGEPVKVSCSTLGERLDASSQTASRRLQRLESAGLLDRDVVGDGQWVTVTDAGERRLRGEYADYRRLFEGEAGLSLSGTVTSGMGEGRHYIQLSGYHEQFIERLGYEPFPGTLNVDLSEAAVRARAGLDSVDGVPIDGWEDDERTFGPATCYAAEVRVDDGSFTPAHVIVPERTHHDEDQLEVIAPAKLRDELGIDDGDEVRVRVTDAERADAGEAADHAAAADAGGSA; this comes from the coding sequence ATGAGTTCCACGACGACGACCGTCGGCCACGACGAGGTGGCCGCGCTGAAGACGGTCGCGCTCTGCGGCGGCCTCGGCGAGCCCGTGAAGGTCTCGTGTTCGACGCTCGGTGAGCGCCTCGACGCGTCCAGTCAGACCGCCTCCAGACGGCTCCAGCGACTGGAGTCGGCCGGCCTGCTCGACCGCGACGTGGTCGGAGACGGGCAGTGGGTGACGGTGACCGACGCCGGCGAGCGCCGCTTACGCGGGGAGTACGCCGACTACCGCCGCCTGTTCGAGGGCGAGGCCGGCCTCTCGCTGTCGGGGACGGTAACCTCCGGGATGGGCGAGGGCCGCCACTACATCCAGCTGTCGGGCTACCACGAGCAGTTCATCGAGCGGTTGGGATACGAACCCTTCCCGGGGACGCTGAACGTCGATCTGTCGGAGGCGGCGGTGCGCGCCCGCGCCGGACTCGACTCCGTCGACGGCGTCCCCATCGACGGCTGGGAGGACGACGAGCGGACGTTCGGCCCGGCGACGTGTTACGCGGCGGAGGTCCGCGTCGACGACGGGTCGTTCACGCCGGCGCACGTCATCGTCCCGGAACGGACGCACCACGACGAGGACCAACTGGAGGTAATCGCGCCCGCGAAGCTCCGCGATGAACTGGGGATCGACGACGGCGACGAGGTTCGCGTGCGCGTCACCGACGCCGAGCGCGCCGACGCCGGGGAGGCCGCAGATCACGCCGCGGCCGCCGACGCCGGGGGGTCCGCGTGA
- the ribB gene encoding 3,4-dihydroxy-2-butanone-4-phosphate synthase — protein MSRQAGRLDRALAAFRTGEPVLVHDFDDREGETDLVYPAGSVGPEDVARMRNDAGGLICVAVSDAVADAAGLPFLEDQIDHLAAASHDLAYDDRSSFSLPVNHRDTFTGITDDDRALTITELASMASAVEAGVDYGPEEFAAEFRAPGHVHVLRGAPDGLSDRLGHTELGLAMAAETGQPPAVVVCEMLDDETGRALSPTAAREYAERHGFPYVEGEELVEALG, from the coding sequence GTGAGCCGGCAGGCCGGGCGGCTCGACCGAGCGCTCGCGGCGTTCCGGACGGGCGAGCCCGTGTTGGTCCACGACTTCGACGACCGCGAGGGTGAAACCGACCTCGTGTACCCGGCGGGCTCCGTCGGGCCGGAGGACGTGGCGCGGATGCGCAACGACGCGGGCGGCCTGATCTGCGTGGCCGTCTCCGACGCCGTCGCCGACGCCGCCGGCCTCCCGTTCCTCGAGGACCAGATCGACCACCTGGCGGCCGCGAGCCACGACCTCGCGTACGACGACAGGTCGTCGTTCTCGCTGCCGGTGAACCACCGCGACACCTTCACCGGGATCACCGACGACGACCGCGCGCTGACGATCACGGAACTGGCGTCGATGGCCTCGGCCGTCGAGGCCGGCGTCGACTACGGTCCCGAGGAGTTCGCCGCCGAGTTCCGCGCGCCCGGCCACGTCCACGTGCTCCGGGGCGCGCCCGACGGGCTCTCGGATCGGCTCGGACACACCGAGTTGGGGCTCGCGATGGCCGCCGAGACCGGACAGCCGCCCGCTGTCGTCGTCTGTGAGATGCTCGACGACGAGACCGGGCGGGCGCTGTCGCCGACGGCCGCACGGGAGTACGCCGAGCGCCACGGCTTCCCGTACGTCGAGGGCGAGGAACTGGTCGAGGCGCTTGGGTAG
- a CDS encoding EamA family transporter, with amino-acid sequence MSYLLWTVAAMISYAFSFLFIKIAMNDLPAFTVMPIAVVTLAIGSTIVAALFGEWSTVSVTSRSVQFSLAAGICLAGAVIGYFRALSTGPVSVVVPVFGLFLVVGALLGIVVLGEPVTARKALGIVLAGAAVVLLAS; translated from the coding sequence ATGAGCTACCTCCTGTGGACCGTGGCGGCGATGATATCGTACGCGTTCTCGTTCCTCTTCATCAAGATCGCGATGAACGACCTCCCGGCGTTCACCGTCATGCCGATCGCGGTCGTCACGCTGGCGATCGGATCGACGATCGTGGCGGCGTTGTTCGGCGAGTGGTCGACCGTGTCGGTGACGAGTCGGTCCGTTCAGTTCTCGCTTGCGGCAGGGATCTGTCTGGCCGGCGCTGTCATCGGGTACTTCCGGGCGCTCTCGACGGGCCCGGTGAGCGTCGTGGTTCCGGTGTTCGGGCTGTTCCTCGTCGTGGGCGCGCTCCTCGGGATCGTCGTTCTGGGCGAACCGGTCACGGCCAGGAAGGCCCTCGGGATCGTGCTCGCTGGTGCCGCCGTCGTTCTCTTAGCGTCGTGA
- a CDS encoding GNAT family N-acetyltransferase: MPTDPAVRPVCAGDLRGVQETLARSWRRGYDDVLDGDALVEATTDPTEFYPEERFERKRADGELLFLVAVVDDGIAGVCNVAWGESNTHAFVPDDAAQHRAVYVAPDYWGEGVGKALVRRGSDALEDGTPEYVECLAANERGRRFYESLGFERYDGGTVDLFDGTHPTDRFSR, encoded by the coding sequence GTGCCGACTGATCCCGCGGTCCGCCCCGTCTGCGCCGGCGACCTCCGCGGGGTGCAGGAGACGCTCGCGCGGTCCTGGCGGCGCGGCTACGACGACGTCCTCGACGGCGACGCGCTGGTCGAGGCGACGACGGATCCGACGGAGTTCTACCCCGAGGAGCGGTTCGAGCGCAAGCGCGCGGACGGGGAGTTGCTGTTCCTCGTGGCTGTCGTCGACGACGGCATCGCCGGGGTCTGCAACGTCGCGTGGGGGGAGTCGAACACGCACGCGTTCGTCCCCGATGACGCCGCACAGCACCGCGCGGTCTACGTCGCCCCCGACTACTGGGGCGAGGGGGTCGGGAAGGCGCTCGTCCGGCGGGGGAGCGACGCACTCGAGGACGGGACGCCGGAGTACGTCGAGTGCCTGGCCGCGAACGAACGCGGGCGTCGGTTCTACGAGTCGCTCGGGTTCGAGCGCTACGACGGAGGTACCGTCGACCTGTTCGACGGGACGCACCCGACAGACCGGTTCTCGCGGTAG
- a CDS encoding Na+/H+ antiporter NhaC family protein, protein METQTPRTDGERGDARRPTLGEAVVPLAVVVASLAVGSGLLGLAPHGPLLWSIAFAGLFARYRLGYDWDGVYDAAEGGLRMGMQAILILFVIYGLIATWTSAGTIPGLMYYGLGLLSPQVFLPVTAVLAAVVAFAIGSSWTTVGTLGVAFIGIGSGLGVSAPMTAGAIVSGAYAGDKQSPLSDTTNLAAAVTNTDLYDHITAMRLGTAVALGVSVVGYAVLGAYAVSGSGGDTAAITEPLASTYALGPLVFLPLLVTFGLATRGYPALPSLVAGVFAGAGTTVLAQGRSFTAAWDAFLNGTAPETGSELVNGLLSTGGLAGSGWTIAVVVAALALGGLLEGTDVLAVVTDRLADAVWSRNSLVIGTGASALLTNAFTAQQYMSIVVPGVSLRELYDDYGLDSRDLSRAVEAAGTPTGPLFPWHAGAVFMAAALGFESSWAFVPYYFFGPLSVLALVGMALAGRATTPTETPGGVAPADD, encoded by the coding sequence ATGGAGACACAGACGCCACGCACCGACGGGGAGCGCGGCGACGCGCGGCGGCCGACGCTCGGCGAAGCGGTCGTGCCGCTGGCGGTCGTCGTCGCCTCGTTGGCCGTCGGCTCGGGGCTGCTCGGACTGGCCCCGCACGGACCGCTGCTGTGGAGCATCGCGTTCGCCGGGCTGTTCGCGCGCTACCGGCTCGGCTACGACTGGGACGGCGTGTACGACGCCGCCGAGGGCGGCCTGCGGATGGGGATGCAGGCGATACTAATCCTGTTCGTCATCTACGGGCTGATCGCGACGTGGACCAGCGCCGGCACGATCCCGGGGCTGATGTACTACGGCCTGGGGCTGCTGTCACCGCAGGTGTTCCTCCCGGTGACGGCCGTGCTCGCCGCCGTCGTCGCCTTCGCGATCGGCTCGTCGTGGACCACCGTCGGGACGCTCGGCGTCGCGTTCATCGGTATCGGCTCGGGGCTTGGCGTGTCAGCGCCGATGACCGCCGGCGCGATCGTCTCGGGGGCGTACGCCGGGGACAAGCAGAGCCCGCTGTCGGACACCACCAACCTCGCGGCCGCCGTCACGAACACCGACCTGTACGACCACATCACCGCCATGCGCCTCGGCACCGCCGTCGCGCTCGGCGTTTCGGTCGTCGGCTACGCCGTCCTCGGCGCGTACGCGGTGAGCGGTTCCGGCGGCGACACCGCCGCCATCACCGAACCGCTCGCGTCGACGTACGCGCTCGGCCCGCTGGTGTTCCTTCCCCTGCTCGTCACGTTCGGGCTCGCGACCCGTGGGTACCCGGCGCTCCCGTCGCTGGTGGCGGGCGTGTTCGCGGGCGCGGGGACGACCGTGCTCGCGCAGGGTCGCTCGTTCACCGCGGCCTGGGACGCCTTCCTGAACGGTACCGCCCCCGAGACGGGGAGCGAACTGGTCAATGGCCTGCTGTCGACCGGCGGCCTCGCGGGCTCGGGATGGACCATCGCCGTCGTCGTCGCGGCGCTGGCGCTCGGCGGCCTGCTCGAGGGCACCGACGTGCTCGCGGTGGTGACCGACCGCCTCGCCGACGCGGTGTGGTCCCGGAACTCCCTCGTCATCGGTACCGGTGCCTCCGCGCTGCTCACGAACGCGTTCACCGCCCAGCAGTACATGAGCATCGTCGTACCCGGCGTGAGCCTTCGAGAGCTGTACGACGACTACGGGCTCGACTCGCGGGACCTCTCGCGGGCCGTCGAGGCCGCCGGCACTCCGACGGGACCGCTGTTCCCGTGGCACGCCGGCGCGGTCTTCATGGCGGCCGCGCTCGGCTTCGAGTCGTCGTGGGCGTTCGTCCCGTACTACTTCTTCGGGCCGCTGTCCGTGCTGGCGCTCGTCGGGATGGCGCTGGCCGGGCGGGCGACGACGCCGACCGAGACGCCGGGTGGTGTCGCCCCCGCGGACGATTAG
- a CDS encoding branched-chain amino acid transaminase yields MAGFAEMDVDTIWQNGEYVDWEDATTHVLTHGLHYGTGVFEGVRAYDTEEGTAVFRWEEHLDRFFESTKPYDMEIPYSREELTEATMEVIRRNDLESAYVRPIAYYGYHQLGVSPGDCPTDVAIAAWPWGTYLGEDALENGIKAMVSSWRKHASSQIPTNAKTTGLYVNSLLAGEEARRNGYEEAIVLNKEGNVAEGPGENIFLVRDGEIHTPGLSESILDGITRNTVIELARERGYTVHDNVSISRGELNTADELFFTGSAAEVTPIRQVDNVEIGTGSRGPVTEELQTAFFDLVERRTDDHEEWFTYV; encoded by the coding sequence ATGGCTGGCTTCGCGGAGATGGACGTCGACACTATCTGGCAGAACGGCGAGTACGTCGACTGGGAGGACGCGACGACCCACGTCCTCACACACGGACTGCACTACGGCACGGGCGTCTTCGAGGGCGTGCGCGCGTACGACACCGAGGAGGGGACGGCCGTGTTCCGCTGGGAGGAGCACCTCGACCGCTTCTTCGAGTCGACCAAGCCGTACGACATGGAGATCCCGTACTCCCGGGAGGAGCTGACGGAGGCGACGATGGAGGTCATCCGCCGCAACGACCTCGAGTCGGCGTACGTCCGCCCCATCGCCTACTACGGCTACCATCAACTCGGCGTCTCGCCGGGCGACTGTCCCACCGACGTGGCGATCGCGGCGTGGCCGTGGGGCACGTATCTCGGCGAGGACGCCCTGGAGAACGGCATCAAGGCGATGGTCTCCTCTTGGCGCAAGCACGCTTCGAGCCAGATCCCGACGAACGCCAAGACGACGGGGCTGTACGTCAACTCCCTGCTCGCGGGCGAGGAGGCCCGCCGTAACGGCTACGAGGAGGCCATCGTCCTCAACAAGGAGGGCAACGTCGCCGAGGGCCCCGGCGAGAACATCTTCCTCGTGCGCGACGGCGAGATCCACACCCCCGGGCTGAGCGAATCGATCCTCGACGGCATCACCCGCAACACGGTGATCGAACTGGCCCGCGAGCGCGGCTACACCGTCCACGACAACGTGAGCATCTCGCGGGGCGAACTCAACACCGCCGACGAGCTGTTCTTCACCGGCTCCGCGGCGGAGGTCACGCCGATCCGGCAGGTGGACAACGTCGAGATCGGCACCGGATCGCGCGGGCCGGTCACCGAGGAGTTGCAGACCGCGTTCTTCGACCTCGTGGAGCGTCGCACCGACGACCACGAGGAGTGGTTCACGTACGTCTAG
- the meaB gene encoding methylmalonyl Co-A mutase-associated GTPase MeaB: protein MTAAESSRSKLVEELLNGKHRALARVISKIENRSPGYRDIVSQLHAHTGEADVIGVTGSPGAGKSTLVDKLARTYRDRGDTVGVIGVDPSSPYTGGAVLGDRIRMASNVGDMDVFFRSMSARGTLGGLSTATSDAVKALDAFGKDTVIIETVGAGQNEVDIVRTADTVCVLVQPGSGDDVQMLKAGILEIGDVFVVNKADMDGAERTVAELEEMIHMRENPAAGLNTGHHGPVDDEEMREVALDDPEEDAWDPEVIETVATSGEGVDELIDTLDAHAAWLQETGRIDDKARTRYAEEIRQLVRGDTAAQLERMIADAGGIDALADRVVARETDPYSVADELVGPIRECVDEELDR, encoded by the coding sequence ATGACGGCCGCAGAGTCGAGTCGGTCGAAGCTCGTCGAGGAGCTGTTGAACGGCAAACACCGGGCGCTGGCCCGCGTCATCTCCAAGATCGAGAACCGCTCGCCGGGGTACCGCGACATCGTCTCGCAGCTCCACGCCCACACCGGCGAGGCCGACGTGATCGGCGTGACTGGCAGCCCGGGCGCGGGCAAGTCGACGCTGGTGGACAAACTGGCGAGGACGTACCGGGACCGCGGCGACACCGTCGGGGTCATCGGGGTCGACCCCTCCTCGCCGTACACCGGCGGGGCGGTGCTGGGCGACCGGATCCGGATGGCCTCGAACGTCGGCGACATGGACGTGTTCTTCCGATCGATGAGCGCGAGAGGGACCCTCGGCGGACTGTCGACGGCGACCTCGGACGCCGTGAAGGCGCTCGACGCCTTCGGCAAGGACACGGTGATCATCGAGACGGTCGGGGCCGGACAGAACGAGGTGGACATCGTCCGCACGGCCGACACCGTCTGCGTGCTCGTCCAGCCCGGCTCCGGCGACGACGTGCAGATGCTGAAGGCCGGCATCCTCGAGATCGGCGACGTGTTCGTCGTCAACAAGGCCGACATGGACGGCGCGGAACGGACCGTCGCCGAGCTGGAGGAGATGATCCACATGCGCGAGAACCCCGCTGCGGGGCTGAACACGGGACACCACGGTCCCGTCGACGACGAGGAGATGCGCGAGGTCGCCCTCGACGACCCCGAAGAGGACGCGTGGGACCCGGAGGTGATCGAGACGGTCGCCACCAGCGGTGAGGGGGTCGACGAGCTGATCGACACCCTCGACGCGCACGCGGCGTGGCTCCAGGAGACGGGACGGATCGACGACAAGGCGCGCACGCGGTACGCCGAGGAGATCCGACAGCTCGTCCGCGGCGATACGGCCGCCCAGCTGGAGCGTATGATCGCCGACGCCGGCGGCATCGACGCCCTCGCCGACCGCGTGGTCGCGCGCGAGACGGATCCGTACTCCGTCGCCGACGAACTCGTCGGTCCGATCCGCGAGTGCGTGGACGAGGAGTTGGACCGGTAA
- a CDS encoding cobalamin B12-binding domain-containing protein: MSTQEREEERTIRCLIAKVGLDGHDRGAHVISRAFRDAGFEVIYSGLHRAPDEIVQAAVQEDVDVLGISILSGAHNTLVPKIVEGLESYDAFDDTLILVGGIIPDDDRDELVEMGVDAVFGPGTPMEETIEFVRENAPERE, from the coding sequence ATGAGTACACAGGAGCGTGAGGAGGAACGGACGATCCGCTGTCTCATCGCCAAGGTCGGGCTCGACGGCCACGACCGCGGCGCACACGTCATCTCGCGGGCGTTCCGTGACGCCGGCTTCGAGGTAATCTACTCCGGCCTCCACCGCGCCCCCGACGAGATCGTACAGGCTGCCGTCCAAGAGGACGTGGACGTCCTCGGGATCTCCATCCTCTCGGGCGCGCACAACACGCTCGTCCCGAAGATAGTCGAGGGACTCGAGAGCTACGACGCCTTCGACGACACGCTGATCCTCGTGGGCGGGATCATTCCCGATGACGACCGCGACGAGCTCGTCGAGATGGGCGTCGACGCGGTGTTCGGCCCCGGGACCCCGATGGAAGAGACGATCGAGTTCGTCCGCGAGAACGCGCCCGAGCGCGAGTGA